A single Fusarium oxysporum Fo47 chromosome IV, complete sequence DNA region contains:
- a CDS encoding Alg9-like mannosyltransferase family-domain-containing protein — protein MAPGTAQQSQQRQFVHPTASHAKKKAPSAYSMQPISAFYWFFGAALVSAWFAPIQDCDETFNYWEPTHYLSHGYGLQTWEYSPDYAIRSWLYIVFHAIIGNVRRIFPHSNKVAEFYFVRFGLAFVCAITQTILFMVTSTTLNSRIGLFFLIATVASPGNFHASTAYLPSSFAMYLVTVGAAAFMNWRGGLKTSQGMFWFAAAGILGWPFAAALCAPFMLEELILLVFGDKTALWEAFVRIGRGVVSAILLLAGDYFVNLFFYKKPVSVTWNIVKYNIFSSNHGPELYGTEPWTFYFKNLALNFNLWFVLALAALPLFILQKIISPSGQGFQTGLRTVVFLSPFYMWLAIFSAQPHKEERFMYPAYPFLALNAAISLHMILTALGNSDPKTLVGKIPAKLKLLVVTLTMILSIDVAIFRVYGIWSAYSGPMKIYSPLWEGTDGKEPIGREEDTVCFGKEWYRFPSSYFLPRDMHAKFVRSEFRGLLPGEFAEAETGFGFWSGTWLPAAGMNDHNEEDLGKYTELPACAFLVDTQFPERNDPLPPNEPDYIADEKNWEIVKCEPFLDAAKTHMLARTLWVPDASFIPDKFKRKWGRHCLLQRKKAAEPATAK, from the exons ATGGCTCCAGGTACAGCTCAACAGTCGCAACAGCGGCAGTTTGTGCATCCAACTGCTAGTCATGCCAAGAAAAA AGCTCCAAGCGCATATTCTATGCAACCGATTTCCGCCTTCTACTGGTTCTTCGGTGCCGCTCTCGTATCCGCCTGGTTCGCTCCGATTCAAGATTGCGATGAGACGTTCAATTACTGGGAGCCGACTCACTACTTGTCTCATGGCTATGGTCTTCAGACGTGGGAATATTCTCCAGACTATGCTATCCGCAGTTGGCTCTACATCGTCTTCCACGCTATTATCGGAAATGTGCGCCGAATATTTCCTCACTCGAACAAG GTTGCCGAATTCTACTTTGTGCGGTTTGGGCTAGCTTTTGTGTGCGCCATCACTCAGACGATCCTTTTCATGGTCACCAGCACCACACTCAACAGCCGTATCGGccttttcttcctcatcgcAACTGTTGCTAGCCCCGGAAACTTCCATGCAAGCACTGCCTACCTTCCATCGAGCTTTGCAATGTACCTGGTCACAGTCGGAGCTGCAGCTTTTATGAATTGGCGAGGTGGTCTCAAGACTTCTCAGGGCATGTTTTggtttgctgctgctggaaTTCTAGGATGGCCCTTTGCTGCTGCGCTTTGCGCGCCGTTCATGCTCGAAGAGCTCATCCTGCTTGTATTTGGTGACAAGACAGCGTTGTGGGAAGCATTTGTTCGCATTGGCCGCGGTGTAGTTTCTGCAATCTTGCTTCTT GCCGGTGACTACTTTgtcaacctcttcttctaTAAGAAGCCAGTTTCTGTGACATGGAACATTGTCAAGTATAacatcttctcatcaaaccATGGCCCAGAGCTATATGGAACAGAACCTTGGACATTCTACTTCAAAAATCTGGCGTTGAACTTCAATCTCTGGTTTGTTCTGGCTCTTGCTGCTCTGCCTCTCTTCATACTCCAGAAGATCATTTCACCATCTGGCCAAGGGTTTCAAACGGGGTTGAGAACCGTTGTGTTTCTCTCCCCCTTCTACATGTGGCTGGCTATCTTCAGCGCACAGCCTCACAAGGAGGAAAGGTTCATGTATCCGGCCTATCCTTTCCTTGCGCTCAACGCAGCCATTTCTCTTCACATGATTTTGACTGCTTTAGGCAACTCTGATCCTAAGACGCTTGTTGGAAAGATTCCTGCCAAGCTGAAGCTCCTGGTTGTCACTCTCACTATGATTCTGTCTATCGATGTCGCCATTTTCCGAGTCTACGGTATCTGGTCCGCTTACTCCGGACCTATGAAGATTTATTCTCCCCTTTGGGAGGGCACAGACGGCAAAGAGCCCATTGGTCGTGAGGAGGATACCGTCTGCTTCGGAAAAGAGTGGTATCGTTTCCCCTCATCTTACTTTCTGCCTCGGGATATGCATGCCAAGTTTGTCCGCTCCGAGTTTAGAGGTCTTCTGCCTGGTGAATTCGCTGAAGCCGAGACTGGCTTCGGCTTTTGGAGCGGCACTTGGCTCCCTGCGGCGGGTATGAATGACCACAACGAGGAGGACTTGGGCAAGTACACTGAGCTCCCCGCGTGCGCATTCTTGGTCGACACTCAATTCCCAGAGAGAAACGACCCTCTGCCGCCAAATGAACCCGACTACATTGCAGACGAGAAGAACTGGGAAATTGTCAAGTGCGAGCCTTTCCTTGACGCTGCCAAGACACACATGCTCGCAAGGACCCTTTGGGTTCCGGATGCGTCATTCATCCCGGACAAGTTCAAGAGAAAATGGGGCAGGCACTGTTTGTTGCAGCgaaagaaggctgctgagcCTGCTACCGCCAAATAG
- a CDS encoding Gar1/Naf1 RNA binding region-domain-containing protein, which yields MSGFQIPGLGQAKPNETLPPMPADVLAAAASVQDTEITDAAPNNPKDQPSASAATEAKPSEAEPTSVADSDAMAVDQPESPPSLTGALEAAIGGLNPTPASQPAPTENTETVPLQNDQGDNPEWEVDSSPYESSSESSSSDSSDEDSDDNEGYELLGVEETARLLMQAEGGSDDEGDRGATGSRTTQVRTKNEIPEEVIPKPDVTITPEMKIEELGAIEHIVENMMLIKAFTPGEYQVLDSGSVLCTAERVVIGAIADTIGKVLQPMYTVRFTSDQDIRDLGLEVGQTVFYPTDHAAYVFTEPLKNMKGSDASNLHDEEVGDDEMEFSDDEKEAEYKRAIKQKKKDKWKKDPARGGKEPHPLRQESRPDGGLNYDDDDDGPYKPLARPPGYGSGPSTTETYEPPSSRNFHQRGGRRGDSRGRGARGRGSGRGGRGGFNQPRDGYSLPPQAAPQHAQQAVPPSPWAGAQPPAQGAAPAMPNFGFQIPGWPQPPAQGNAAAVPPPPPGWPAAQGQQQAANGGSFVNPAFFAALMSSMQAQQNGQSPWGQQQQPPNNGNGQGQ from the coding sequence ATGTCCGGTTTTCAAATCCCCGGCCTCGGACAGGCCAAACCCAACGAGACTCTTCCGCCCATGCCCGCCGACGttcttgctgctgccgcAAGCGTTCAAGATACCGAGATCACAGATGCTGCTCCCAATAACCCCAAAGACCAGCCTTCAGCATCTGCTGCTACCGAGGCCAAGCCCTCTGAGGCTGAGCCCACATCAGTCGCAGATTCAGATGCCATGGCAGTCGATCAACCCGAAAGCCCTCCTTCTCTCACAGGTGCCCTCGAGGCCGCCATCGGCGGTCTAAACCCAACTCCTGCTTCTCAGCCAGCTCCTACAGAGAATACCGAGACCGTACCACTTCAGAACGACCAAGGCGATAACCCCGAATGGGAAGTCGACTCTTCACCATACGAATCATCCTCAGAATCAAGCAGCTCTGATTCCTCCGACGAAGACTCCGACGACAACGAAGGTTACGAACTTTTGGGCGTGGAAGAGACCGCACGCCTGCTCATGCAGGCTGAAGGAGgatctgatgatgagggcGATCGAGGAGCTACTGGTTCAAGAACCACCCAGGTCCGAACAAAGAATGAGATTCCTGAAGAAGTAATTCCCAAGCCTGATGTTACAATTACACCTGAGATGAAGATTGAAGAGCTGGGAGCTATCGAGCACATTGTGGAGaacatgatgttgatcaagGCATTCACGCCTGGCGAGTACCAAGTTCTTGATTCCGGATCCGTGCTCTGCACAGCTGAGCGAGTCGTCATCGGTGCGATTGCAGATACGATCGGAAAGGTTCTGCAGCCCATGTATACTGTGCGCTTCACATCAGACCAGGATATCAGAGATTTAGGACTCGAGGTCGGCCAAACAGTGTTCTACCCTACCGACCACGCCGCGTATGTCTTTACCGAGCCATTGAAGAACATGAAGGGCTCAGACGCCAGTAACCTTCATGACGAAGAAgtcggcgatgatgagatggagtTCTCAGACGATGAAAAGGAGGCCGAGTATAAGCGAGCGatcaagcagaagaagaaggataagtGGAAGAAGGACCCCGCCAGGGGAGGCAAGGAGCCTCATCCTCTGCGACAAGAGTCGCGACCGGACGGAGGTCTTAACtacgacgatgacgatgacggcCCCTACAAGCCTCTAGCACGACCACCTGGCTATGGTTCCGGCCCCTCTACAACAGAGACATACGAGCCTCCATCGAGCAGAAACTTTCACCAGCGAGGAGGACGCCGTGGCGATTCTCGAGGGCGTGGAGCTCGTGGACGAGGTTCTGGACgtggtggaagaggaggtTTCAACCAGCCTAGAGACGGCTACTCGCTACCTCCTCAGGCAGCTCCTCAGCATGCCCAACAAGCTGTTCCTCCATCCCCATGGGCCGGTGCTCAACCTCCCGCTCAAGGCGCAGCACCAGCGATGCCCAACTTTGGCTTCCAAATTCCTGGTTGGCCTCAACCACCTGCTCAGGGCAATGCTGCAGCTgttccaccaccacctcctgGGTGGCCAGCTGCACAAGGTCAACAACAGGCTGCGAACGGTGGATCTTTCGTCAACCCGGCATTCTTCGCTGCGTTGATGTCGAGTATGCAAGCGCAGCAGAATGGCCAGTCGCCCTGgggacagcagcagcagcctcctAATAATGGAAATGGTCAGGGCCAGTAG